The Falco peregrinus isolate bFalPer1 chromosome 12, bFalPer1.pri, whole genome shotgun sequence genome has a segment encoding these proteins:
- the ITM2C gene encoding integral membrane protein 2C isoform X2 — protein sequence MGLLVLLLGLVFASMYVYRYFFITQLPRESVFHCGVLYEDSLYSPFKGQLELHEDVKIYIEENYEQINVPVPQFGGSDPADIIHDFQRGLTAYHDITLDKCYVIELNTTIVMPPRNLWELLVNVKKGTYLPQTYIIQEEMIATEHVSDMEQLGSFIYRLCSGKETYRLKRRSVRRRISRREVGNCHRIRHFENTFVVETVICKKS from the exons ATGGGTCTCCTCGTACTGCTCCTGGGCTTGGTCTTTGCGTCGATGTATGTGTACAGATACTTCTTCATCACCCAG ctgccccgtGAGAGCGTGTTTCACTGTGGCGTCCTTTACGAAGACTCGCTGTATTCGCCGTTCAAAGGGCAGCTGGAGTTACACGAAGACGTGAAGATTTACATTGAGGAGAACTATGAGCAAATCAACGTCCCAGTGCCCCAGTTTGGAGGGAGTGACCCTGCGGATATCATCCACGATTTCCAGCGA GGTCTGACTGCTTACCATGACATAACACTGGATAAGTGCTACGTCATTGAGCTGAACACCACCATCGTGATGCCTCCTCGCAACCTGTGGGAGCTGCTAGTTAATGTGAAG AAAGGGACGTACCTGCCTCAGACGTACATTATCCAGGAGGAGATGATCGCGACCGAGCATGTCAGTGACATGGAGCAGCTTGGCTCCTTCATCTACCGGCTCTGCAGTGGCAAGGAGACCTACAGGCTGAAGCGGAGGAGCGTGAGGAGAC GTATCAGTCGACGTGAGGTTGGGAACTGTCATCGTATTCGTCACTTTGAGAACACTTTTGTGGTCGAAACTGTTATCTGCAAAAAGTCATGA